Proteins encoded by one window of Halobaculum halobium:
- a CDS encoding Hvo_1808 family surface protein yields MRRSAPHPLSRLGALVLVFALVCTAAAPPLAAAAPPATDAGTDRLANASGLTAQQEAPQDPESDVIGWEDGYWHNESIDVDQSDGLSDEELDAYVARAMARVEYLRDAEFDSRVPVSVISREQYRNRSAGGPSANRTEYNRWNDQVWEGLFIVGESTGSGEEIGETTGSSVLGFYSPTRDEITIVTGSPDSPTINNATLVHELVHALQDQRYDLTNETYRAPTQDGDLAVDGVVEGEANYIETNYAQRCGAEWECVDTPQASGGGGGGGGGPNLGILLTLLNPYSDGPVYVNEIVEEGGWDAFDERFRNPPVSSEQVIHRTDETPRSIEFTGEGTNGWSTFPRDNPQLGQNGSDTVGEASIYAMFWYQAREYQANTINPNGLFQTDSPYDTYNYDAEPSNGWANDRLFPYRNGEGDDAEYGYVWITEWDTETDAQEFHDTYLRMLDAHDVRETDEGYYVVPDGPFADAFLVRLDGERVTIVNGPTVDDVRDIRPSLEPAETATAGNGEDADATPTATPGDAGDGGDDTGADADAGDDTAETTETSGAGFGFGVAAAAVAIAGLLARRRR; encoded by the coding sequence ATGCGACGATCGGCCCCGCACCCGCTCTCGCGACTCGGCGCCCTCGTGCTCGTGTTCGCGCTCGTGTGTACCGCCGCGGCGCCGCCGCTCGCGGCGGCGGCACCCCCCGCAACGGACGCGGGGACCGACCGACTCGCGAACGCGAGTGGACTCACGGCCCAACAGGAGGCCCCGCAGGATCCAGAGTCCGACGTGATCGGGTGGGAAGACGGCTACTGGCACAACGAGAGCATCGACGTCGACCAGTCCGACGGCCTGAGCGACGAGGAACTCGACGCGTACGTGGCTCGGGCGATGGCCCGCGTCGAGTACCTCCGCGACGCGGAGTTCGACTCCCGGGTCCCCGTCTCGGTGATCTCCCGTGAGCAGTATCGCAACCGGAGCGCCGGTGGTCCCAGCGCGAACCGGACCGAGTACAACCGCTGGAACGATCAAGTGTGGGAGGGGCTGTTCATCGTCGGCGAGTCGACCGGCTCCGGCGAGGAGATCGGCGAGACGACCGGCTCCTCGGTGCTGGGCTTCTACTCGCCGACGCGCGACGAGATCACGATCGTCACCGGCTCCCCGGACTCGCCGACGATCAACAACGCGACGCTGGTCCACGAGTTGGTCCACGCGCTGCAGGACCAGCGCTACGACCTGACGAACGAGACCTATCGCGCCCCCACCCAGGACGGTGACCTCGCGGTCGACGGCGTCGTCGAGGGGGAGGCGAACTACATCGAGACGAACTACGCCCAGCGCTGCGGCGCCGAGTGGGAGTGCGTCGACACGCCGCAGGCGAGCGGGGGCGGCGGCGGTGGCGGCGGCGGACCGAACCTCGGCATCCTGCTCACCCTGCTCAACCCCTACTCTGACGGCCCGGTGTACGTGAACGAGATCGTCGAGGAGGGCGGTTGGGACGCCTTCGACGAGCGCTTCCGGAACCCACCGGTCTCCTCCGAGCAGGTGATCCACCGGACCGACGAGACGCCACGCTCCATCGAGTTCACAGGCGAGGGGACGAACGGCTGGAGCACCTTCCCGCGCGACAACCCGCAGCTCGGCCAGAACGGCTCCGACACCGTGGGCGAGGCGTCGATCTACGCGATGTTCTGGTACCAGGCGCGCGAGTACCAGGCGAACACGATCAACCCGAACGGCCTGTTCCAGACCGACAGCCCGTACGACACGTACAACTACGACGCCGAGCCGTCGAACGGCTGGGCGAACGACCGGCTGTTCCCGTACCGCAACGGCGAGGGTGACGACGCCGAGTACGGCTACGTGTGGATCACCGAGTGGGACACCGAGACCGACGCGCAGGAGTTCCACGACACCTACCTCCGAATGCTCGATGCCCACGACGTCCGAGAGACCGACGAGGGCTACTACGTCGTTCCCGACGGTCCCTTCGCCGACGCGTTCCTCGTTCGCCTCGATGGCGAGCGAGTCACGATCGTGAACGGTCCCACTGTCGACGACGTTCGGGACATCCGCCCGTCGCTCGAACCCGCCGAGACGGCCACTGCGGGGAACGGCGAGGACGCCGACGCGACGCCCACGGCGACCCCGGGCGACGCCGGTGACGGCGGCGACGACACCGGCGCTGACGCCGACGCCGGCGATGACACGGCGGAGACGACCGAGACGAGCGGCGCCGGCTTCGGCTTCGGCGTCGCGGCCGCTGCGGTGGCGATAGCCGGCTTGCTGGCTCGCCGGCGCCGCTGA
- a CDS encoding cysteine hydrolase family protein, which translates to MPPEQDAFDPDRTAVVVVDMQNGFCHPDGSLYAEPSAAAIDPVRTLVERAADVGARVVYTRDVHPPEQFEDAHYYDEFDRWGEHVAEGSWDAELVADLPTEDAAHVVEKHTYDAFHDTELEGWLDARGIDDLLICGTLANVCVLHTAGSAGLRDYRPVVIEDALGYIAEEHREYAVDHADWLFGETASLTDVSFT; encoded by the coding sequence ATGCCCCCGGAGCAGGACGCCTTCGACCCCGACCGCACCGCCGTCGTCGTCGTGGACATGCAGAACGGCTTCTGTCACCCCGACGGGAGCCTCTACGCCGAGCCCAGCGCGGCGGCGATCGACCCCGTCCGGACGCTCGTCGAGCGCGCCGCCGACGTCGGCGCGCGCGTGGTTTACACCCGAGACGTCCATCCGCCCGAGCAGTTCGAGGACGCCCACTACTACGACGAGTTCGACCGCTGGGGCGAGCACGTCGCGGAGGGGAGCTGGGACGCCGAGTTGGTCGCCGACCTCCCGACTGAGGACGCCGCCCACGTCGTCGAGAAGCACACCTACGACGCGTTCCACGACACCGAGCTGGAGGGGTGGCTCGACGCCCGCGGGATCGACGATCTGTTGATCTGCGGGACGCTCGCGAACGTCTGCGTCCTCCACACCGCCGGCTCAGCGGGCCTGCGCGACTACCGACCGGTCGTCATCGAGGACGCGCTGGGGTACATCGCCGAGGAGCACCGCGAGTACGCGGTCGATCACGCCGACTGGCTGTTCGGCGAGACCGCGTCGCTGACGGACGTATCGTTCACGTAG
- a CDS encoding DUF7529 family protein encodes MAGSHPLAGYTEFWDDVMADMEATAEEYREAGWDVLELHPGDVTPLPNVSTDGTGIDVDRTGFDVLLPGDEFAAARELVEETEEPFDEYEAYRAQQSEVVFLVVVMKAEAAGQAVAFPLYYAERQAAPMLERADAAGELRAYLRPLDDSDRVVFSLAEPETLYPDDWGESTPEE; translated from the coding sequence ATGGCCGGCAGCCACCCGCTCGCTGGATACACCGAGTTCTGGGACGATGTGATGGCCGACATGGAGGCCACCGCCGAGGAGTATCGCGAGGCGGGCTGGGACGTGCTCGAACTCCACCCGGGCGACGTGACCCCGCTCCCGAACGTCTCCACCGACGGCACCGGGATCGACGTCGATCGCACCGGGTTCGACGTGCTCCTTCCGGGCGACGAATTCGCCGCCGCACGGGAACTCGTCGAGGAGACCGAGGAGCCGTTCGACGAGTACGAGGCGTATCGGGCCCAGCAGTCCGAGGTCGTGTTCCTCGTCGTCGTGATGAAAGCCGAGGCTGCGGGACAGGCGGTCGCGTTCCCGCTGTACTACGCCGAACGGCAGGCGGCGCCGATGCTGGAGCGCGCCGACGCCGCGGGCGAACTCCGCGCGTATCTCCGACCGCTCGACGACTCCGACCGGGTCGTGTTCTCGCTCGCCGAGCCGGAGACGCTGTACCCCGACGATTGGGGCGAGTCGACGCCCGAGGAGTAG
- a CDS encoding dihydroorotase, giving the protein MSTLFTNATLADDRVCDVLVAGETIAEVAAAGTLAPADADEVVDCDGKHLLPGAVDAHVHFREPGFAHKEDWHTGSRSAAAGGVTTVVDQPNTEPPTVTGAAVDEKAELAAKSSVDFGINGGVTEDWDPDSLFDRPIFALGEVFLADSTGDMGIEADLFADAVARAAREDTVVTVHAEDAALFDPAALERAGDGTGRDGDADAWSAFRTAEAEAAAVDRALEVGADSEAAIHIAHTSTPEGIDAASDAGATCEVTPHHLFLSREDLDELGTFGRMNPPLRSEARREAVFERVADGTVDIVATDHAPHTRAEKDASVRDAPSGVPGVETMLPLLLQEVREGTLDLERVRDLVAANPATVFDIEGKGRIVEGTDADLVLVDLEASREIRGDDLHSKCEWTPFEGREAVFPEVTLVRGHVAYDARGGDETFGEAVGENVRV; this is encoded by the coding sequence ATGAGCACGCTGTTCACGAACGCCACGCTCGCCGACGACCGCGTCTGCGACGTGCTGGTCGCGGGCGAGACGATCGCCGAAGTCGCGGCCGCCGGCACCCTCGCTCCCGCCGACGCCGACGAGGTCGTCGACTGCGACGGGAAGCACCTCCTCCCGGGCGCCGTCGACGCGCACGTCCACTTCCGTGAGCCCGGCTTCGCCCACAAGGAAGACTGGCACACCGGGTCGCGATCGGCGGCCGCGGGCGGGGTCACGACCGTCGTCGATCAGCCCAACACCGAGCCGCCGACGGTCACGGGCGCGGCCGTGGACGAGAAAGCCGAACTCGCCGCGAAGTCCTCGGTCGACTTCGGGATCAACGGCGGCGTGACGGAGGACTGGGACCCCGACTCGCTGTTCGACCGCCCGATATTCGCGCTCGGCGAGGTGTTCCTCGCCGACTCCACCGGCGACATGGGTATCGAGGCGGACCTCTTCGCCGACGCCGTCGCTCGCGCCGCCCGCGAGGACACCGTCGTCACCGTCCACGCCGAGGACGCCGCCCTGTTCGATCCGGCGGCCCTGGAGCGCGCCGGCGACGGGACCGGCCGCGACGGCGATGCCGACGCCTGGAGCGCCTTCCGTACGGCCGAGGCCGAGGCCGCGGCCGTCGACCGCGCGCTGGAGGTCGGCGCCGACTCCGAGGCCGCCATCCACATCGCACACACGTCCACGCCCGAGGGGATCGACGCCGCCAGCGACGCGGGCGCGACCTGCGAGGTGACGCCGCACCACTTGTTCCTCTCGCGCGAGGACCTCGACGAACTGGGCACCTTCGGTCGGATGAACCCGCCGCTCCGAAGCGAGGCGCGCAGGGAGGCCGTCTTCGAGCGCGTCGCCGACGGGACCGTCGACATCGTCGCCACCGACCACGCCCCGCACACCCGCGCGGAGAAGGACGCGAGCGTTCGGGACGCCCCGTCGGGGGTGCCGGGCGTCGAGACGATGCTCCCGCTGCTCCTGCAGGAGGTGCGCGAGGGGACGCTGGACCTGGAGCGCGTCCGCGACCTCGTCGCCGCGAACCCGGCGACGGTCTTCGACATCGAGGGGAAGGGTCGGATCGTCGAGGGCACCGACGCGGACCTCGTGCTCGTCGACCTCGAAGCGAGCCGCGAGATCCGCGGCGACGACCTCCACTCGAAGTGCGAGTGGACGCCGTTCGAGGGCCGCGAGGCCGTTTTCCCCGAGGTGACGCTCGTGCGCGGCCACGTCGCCTACGACGCTCGCGGGGGCGACGAGACGTTCGGTGAGGCGGTCGGCGAGAACGTCCGGGTGTAA
- a CDS encoding lipoate--protein ligase family protein, giving the protein MLAEAGDSGVPALRVWAPGRSLAFGRRDARADGYPRATAAAREHGFPPVERSVGGRAVAYAESTLAFAHAVPLEDARSGLNDRYETAVSTLVTALRDAGADVDRGEPPASYCPGEYSVRVADGGKVAGIAQRVRQDAALVSGCVTVAERGPIRAVLSPVYDALGVPFDPDSVGSVAQAGGPGDAGAVREALEAAFVDDRDVAVHDAADLSVGGDT; this is encoded by the coding sequence ATGCTCGCCGAGGCCGGTGACTCGGGGGTCCCCGCCCTCCGTGTGTGGGCGCCGGGGCGATCGCTCGCGTTCGGTCGGCGCGACGCCCGCGCGGACGGCTACCCGCGGGCGACGGCGGCCGCCCGCGAGCACGGCTTCCCGCCGGTCGAGCGCTCGGTCGGCGGCCGCGCGGTCGCGTACGCCGAGTCGACGCTGGCGTTCGCGCACGCCGTCCCCCTCGAGGACGCCCGATCCGGGTTGAACGACCGCTACGAGACAGCCGTCTCGACGCTCGTGACCGCCCTCCGCGACGCTGGCGCCGACGTGGACAGAGGGGAGCCGCCCGCCTCGTACTGCCCGGGCGAGTACTCGGTCCGCGTCGCCGACGGCGGCAAGGTGGCGGGAATCGCCCAGCGCGTCCGGCAGGACGCCGCGCTCGTCTCCGGGTGCGTCACGGTCGCCGAGCGCGGCCCCATTCGGGCGGTCCTCTCGCCCGTGTACGACGCGCTCGGCGTGCCGTTCGACCCCGACTCGGTCGGCTCCGTGGCGCAGGCCGGCGGCCCGGGCGACGCTGGAGCGGTTCGAGAGGCACTCGAAGCCGCGTTCGTCGACGACCGGGACGTCGCCGTCCACGACGCGGCCGACCTCTCCGTCGGCGGCGACACCTGA
- a CDS encoding 30S ribosomal protein S6e: MAEFKIVVGDDAGDTRQFDVDGQDANRFLSREIGDEVDGAAVGADGVDLTLTGGSDKAGRPMREDVPGGELKELLLEGGVGYKPSRDGERKRVTVRGRQVSEETVQINAHIEGSIAAALGEETEEEEDDAAADADDEADEE; this comes from the coding sequence ATGGCCGAATTCAAGATCGTCGTGGGCGACGACGCCGGCGACACGCGGCAGTTCGACGTGGACGGACAGGACGCCAACCGATTCCTCAGCCGAGAGATCGGCGACGAGGTCGACGGCGCGGCCGTCGGCGCCGACGGCGTCGACCTGACCCTGACCGGCGGCTCCGACAAGGCCGGTCGCCCGATGCGCGAGGACGTCCCCGGCGGCGAGCTGAAGGAGCTCCTGCTCGAGGGCGGCGTCGGCTACAAGCCCTCGCGCGACGGCGAGCGCAAGCGCGTCACCGTCCGCGGTCGCCAGGTGTCAGAAGAGACCGTCCAGATCAACGCCCACATCGAGGGCTCGATCGCAGCGGCGCTCGGCGAGGAGACCGAGGAGGAGGAAGACGACGCTGCGGCCGACGCGGACGACGAAGCCGACGAGGAGTAA
- a CDS encoding DUF7112 family protein, translating into MSDRLASDADDVTSLRARLARSGGTRLPCLRIPDEADLSAGDEIRLVLDGDQRHATVASDSRGALVRGAYDDRKRMREATEGTSSDAENRLVEWAREHGREPGDAVDLDEVDPGYLYGVRVPGERAVYTVTKRPDEGLQDIADSLYDR; encoded by the coding sequence ATGAGCGACAGACTCGCCAGCGACGCAGACGACGTGACCAGCCTGCGGGCGCGTCTCGCGCGCTCGGGCGGCACCAGACTCCCCTGCCTCCGGATACCGGACGAGGCCGATCTCTCGGCCGGCGACGAGATCCGGCTCGTCCTCGACGGCGACCAGCGCCACGCGACGGTGGCGAGCGACTCGCGGGGGGCGCTCGTGCGCGGCGCCTACGACGATCGCAAGCGCATGCGCGAGGCGACCGAAGGAACGAGCAGCGACGCCGAGAACCGGCTCGTCGAGTGGGCGCGCGAGCACGGCCGCGAGCCCGGCGACGCCGTGGACCTGGACGAGGTCGACCCGGGCTACCTCTACGGGGTGCGCGTCCCCGGCGAACGCGCCGTGTACACCGTGACGAAGCGGCCGGACGAGGGGCTGCAAGACATCGCCGACTCGCTGTACGATCGCTGA
- a CDS encoding sensor histidine kinase, with translation MHSDADRIVVLYVNDEPELLDLFQRGLERQSDRLVVDTAGSAAAALERFRDGGVHCVVSDYSMPGGSGVDLLRSVRETEPEIPFVIFAETGSEQVASEAISAGVTDYIIEKAVGTQHELLARKIATYVDRRRAERRAERVNDRLHELAGVANDVLWVFSGDWEELLFINEAHERLFGQSTEALYAEPRAFIDKVHPDDVDRLTVAMERAAAGHSQSVEYRIQPSESVELWVESHCEPITDDAGAVERMTGFTRDITNRKTRERELATTNEQLDQFTSTVAHDLRNPVNIADGHLGLAREEFDSPHLEASARAVERMDELLSDLLSLARTGNAVSDPEPAELGEVVESAEHNVAMADARLTVESTAPIECDPVRLKEAVENLLRNAIEHNEAMVRVTAGMLPDGDGFYVEDDGRGIPEDQRGNVFDDGYTTIEKGTGFGLSIVTRIADAHGWEIESTESADGGARFEVTGVDCGGAVGPAEPAD, from the coding sequence ATGCATTCGGATGCTGACCGGATCGTCGTCCTCTACGTCAACGACGAGCCGGAGCTCCTCGATCTCTTTCAAAGGGGGCTGGAGCGGCAGTCTGATCGGCTAGTCGTCGACACGGCGGGATCGGCGGCGGCGGCGCTGGAGCGGTTCCGCGACGGCGGCGTGCACTGCGTCGTGAGCGACTACTCGATGCCCGGTGGGAGCGGGGTCGACCTGCTCCGGTCGGTCCGCGAGACCGAACCGGAGATCCCGTTCGTCATCTTCGCCGAGACGGGGAGCGAGCAGGTCGCCAGCGAGGCCATCTCGGCGGGCGTCACCGACTACATCATCGAGAAAGCCGTCGGGACGCAGCACGAACTCCTGGCGCGGAAGATCGCCACCTACGTCGACCGACGCCGCGCGGAGCGTCGTGCCGAGCGGGTCAACGACCGGCTCCACGAGCTCGCGGGCGTTGCCAACGACGTGCTGTGGGTCTTTTCGGGCGACTGGGAGGAGCTGTTGTTCATCAACGAGGCCCACGAGCGGTTGTTCGGCCAGTCGACGGAGGCGCTGTACGCGGAGCCACGTGCCTTCATCGACAAGGTCCACCCGGACGACGTCGACCGCCTCACGGTCGCGATGGAGCGGGCCGCGGCGGGGCACTCTCAGAGCGTCGAGTACCGAATTCAGCCGTCGGAGTCGGTCGAGCTGTGGGTGGAGTCCCACTGTGAACCCATCACCGACGACGCGGGCGCGGTCGAGCGCATGACGGGGTTCACCCGCGATATCACGAACCGGAAAACGCGCGAGCGCGAACTTGCGACCACGAACGAGCAGTTGGATCAGTTCACCTCCACGGTCGCCCACGACCTCCGCAACCCCGTCAACATCGCCGACGGGCACCTCGGGTTGGCCCGCGAGGAGTTCGACAGTCCGCACCTGGAGGCCAGTGCCCGGGCGGTCGAGCGGATGGACGAACTCCTGTCGGACCTCCTGTCGCTCGCGCGCACGGGCAACGCGGTCAGCGACCCCGAGCCCGCCGAGCTCGGCGAGGTGGTCGAGTCCGCCGAGCACAACGTCGCCATGGCGGACGCGCGGCTCACGGTCGAGTCGACCGCACCGATCGAGTGCGATCCCGTCCGGCTCAAGGAGGCGGTCGAGAACCTCCTCCGCAACGCCATCGAGCACAACGAGGCGATGGTACGGGTGACTGCGGGCATGCTCCCCGACGGCGACGGGTTCTACGTCGAAGACGACGGGCGGGGGATACCAGAGGACCAGCGCGGAAACGTGTTCGACGACGGCTACACCACGATAGAGAAGGGGACGGGATTCGGGCTCTCGATCGTCACGCGGATCGCCGACGCGCACGGCTGGGAGATCGAGTCAACTGAGAGCGCCGACGGCGGCGCGCGGTTCGAGGTCACCGGGGTCGACTGCGGCGGCGCGGTCGGACCCGCGGAGCCCGCCGACTGA
- a CDS encoding DUF5807 family protein, with product MTDDADSDAETGIDADDGKLAEFLAGEHLDNVAIYLTHDHLDEQGKIANMGEAVDEGVVLVVPGDDGRQAFAAGTGMDPMEFSKNAMARDGVIYPDLGGGECPDAAENPEADHRAEFVFAFAEEQNEGVGGLYAEGDVMHAYAHCSCGTDYSHKWLMGEYSEDPAAGE from the coding sequence ATGACCGACGACGCCGACAGCGACGCCGAGACGGGTATCGACGCCGACGACGGGAAACTCGCGGAGTTCCTCGCGGGCGAGCACCTCGACAACGTGGCGATCTACCTCACGCACGACCACCTCGACGAGCAGGGGAAGATCGCCAACATGGGCGAGGCCGTCGACGAGGGCGTCGTCCTCGTCGTGCCCGGCGACGACGGGCGGCAGGCGTTCGCCGCCGGTACCGGCATGGACCCGATGGAGTTCTCGAAGAACGCGATGGCGCGCGACGGCGTGATCTACCCCGATCTGGGCGGGGGCGAGTGTCCCGATGCCGCCGAGAATCCCGAGGCGGACCACCGCGCGGAGTTCGTCTTCGCGTTCGCCGAGGAGCAAAACGAGGGCGTCGGCGGTCTGTACGCCGAGGGCGACGTGATGCACGCGTACGCCCACTGCAGTTGTGGGACCGACTACTCGCACAAGTGGCTCATGGGCGAGTACAGCGAGGATCCGGCAGCCGGGGAGTGA
- a CDS encoding alcohol dehydrogenase catalytic domain-containing protein yields the protein MRAARVPEAGADFEVVDVETPEPNPGEVRIAVDACGICHSDAFVKEGAYPIDYPRVPGHEVAGRVDAVGDDVTAWSEGDRVGVGWHGGHCFECEACRRGDFQQCANAQITGIAYDGGYAEYMTAPAEALAAVPDDLDAVDAAPLLCAGVTTFNALRNTDAQPGDLVAVQGVGGLGHLGVQYAHAAGFETVALSRSPDKEELAADLGADHFVNTDEEDAAAALEELGGADVVLATAPSAPAIESVIDGLGTDGRVVVVGVPGQEVSVDAQSLVGVRGGVDAWASGNARDSQDTLEFSDLREITPEIETYDLEDVDEAYDRMIDNEARFRVVLEP from the coding sequence ATGAGAGCGGCACGGGTTCCCGAAGCGGGCGCGGACTTCGAGGTCGTCGACGTCGAAACGCCGGAGCCGAATCCCGGCGAGGTACGGATCGCCGTGGACGCCTGCGGGATCTGTCACAGCGACGCGTTCGTGAAGGAGGGCGCGTATCCGATCGACTACCCCCGCGTCCCGGGCCACGAGGTCGCGGGCCGCGTCGACGCCGTCGGCGACGACGTGACCGCCTGGAGCGAGGGGGACCGCGTCGGCGTCGGCTGGCACGGCGGCCACTGCTTCGAGTGCGAGGCGTGCCGACGCGGCGACTTCCAGCAGTGTGCGAACGCGCAGATAACCGGGATCGCGTACGACGGCGGCTACGCCGAGTACATGACTGCGCCGGCGGAGGCGCTGGCGGCGGTCCCGGACGACTTGGACGCCGTCGACGCCGCGCCGCTGCTTTGCGCCGGCGTGACGACGTTCAACGCGCTGCGAAACACCGACGCGCAGCCGGGCGATCTGGTCGCCGTGCAGGGCGTCGGCGGCCTCGGTCATCTCGGGGTCCAGTACGCTCACGCGGCGGGCTTCGAGACGGTCGCGCTCTCGCGCTCTCCCGACAAGGAGGAGTTGGCCGCAGACCTCGGCGCGGACCACTTCGTGAACACGGACGAGGAGGACGCCGCAGCCGCGCTGGAGGAACTCGGCGGCGCCGACGTGGTGCTCGCGACCGCACCGTCGGCGCCCGCGATCGAGTCGGTGATCGACGGACTCGGGACGGACGGCCGCGTGGTCGTCGTCGGCGTCCCCGGGCAGGAGGTGTCGGTCGACGCGCAGTCGCTCGTCGGCGTCCGCGGCGGCGTCGACGCCTGGGCCTCCGGCAACGCCCGGGACTCACAGGACACGCTGGAGTTCAGCGACCTCCGCGAGATCACCCCGGAGATCGAGACGTACGACCTCGAGGACGTGGACGAGGCGTACGACCGGATGATCGACAACGAGGCGCGCTTCCGCGTCGTTCTCGAACCGTAG
- a CDS encoding DHH family phosphoesterase, with protein sequence MDDELIESDTLPLDRKSRLPGTGFFYPDSLDEDRSEERAKEAVEGAEAVVITDSDADGLGCIALVREAYDAALDPTPFEERRQAKLDGTYEAQYGEDADSDDEDPADRAESSVALLPSGPHSFEEDLGYVAEFLEEGTDVFVCDICPDAFEYIAEDLRAVVRRAEAVRWFDHHQWDEELAASVRELGIDLVVGESDEECSTDVTLRSLSYDFDERFRELAVVTRDHDLWLKEDERSQDLADFAYWTGGEEYAAIVGAYGVDLPAVAMEYVEQRRVEKGLLIEKAVDRAVEHELGEWSVGVTYGRCSQNEVADTLREQGMDAAVIVKPSGSASIRGSDDFERCHEVAGQVNGGGHPKAAGCKPDIYDDMLDYGHHWTTEGATAKRVILRAFESLVEDPAAENATDAAE encoded by the coding sequence ATGGACGACGAACTCATCGAGAGCGACACCCTCCCGCTGGACCGCAAGTCGCGACTCCCCGGGACGGGCTTCTTCTACCCGGATTCGCTGGACGAGGACCGCTCGGAGGAGCGCGCGAAGGAGGCCGTCGAGGGCGCCGAGGCGGTCGTGATCACCGACTCCGACGCCGACGGCCTCGGCTGCATCGCGCTCGTCCGCGAGGCGTACGACGCCGCGCTCGACCCGACGCCGTTCGAGGAGCGACGGCAGGCGAAGCTCGACGGCACCTACGAAGCGCAGTACGGGGAGGACGCCGACAGCGACGACGAGGACCCCGCCGACCGCGCCGAGTCGTCGGTCGCGCTGCTCCCCTCCGGTCCCCACTCGTTCGAGGAGGACCTCGGCTACGTCGCCGAGTTCCTCGAGGAGGGAACCGACGTGTTCGTCTGCGACATCTGTCCCGACGCCTTCGAGTACATCGCCGAGGACCTCCGCGCGGTCGTCCGCCGCGCCGAGGCGGTCCGCTGGTTCGACCACCACCAGTGGGACGAGGAACTGGCGGCGTCGGTGCGAGAACTCGGGATCGACCTGGTCGTCGGCGAGAGCGACGAGGAGTGTTCGACGGACGTGACGCTGCGCTCGCTGTCGTACGACTTCGACGAGCGCTTTCGCGAGCTGGCGGTCGTCACCCGCGACCACGACCTCTGGCTCAAGGAGGACGAGCGATCGCAGGACCTGGCCGACTTCGCCTACTGGACCGGCGGCGAGGAGTACGCCGCGATCGTCGGCGCCTACGGCGTCGACCTGCCGGCGGTCGCGATGGAGTACGTCGAACAGCGCCGCGTCGAGAAGGGGCTGCTCATCGAGAAGGCGGTCGACCGCGCCGTCGAACACGAACTCGGCGAGTGGTCGGTCGGCGTCACCTACGGTCGGTGCTCGCAGAACGAGGTCGCCGACACGCTACGCGAGCAGGGGATGGACGCCGCGGTGATCGTCAAGCCCTCCGGCTCGGCGTCGATCCGCGGGTCCGACGACTTCGAGCGCTGTCACGAGGTGGCTGGACAGGTGAACGGCGGCGGCCACCCGAAGGCCGCCGGCTGTAAGCCCGACATCTACGACGATATGCTCGATTACGGCCACCACTGGACGACAGAGGGTGCGACGGCAAAGCGCGTCATCCTCCGGGCGTTCGAGTCGCTCGTCGAGGACCCCGCGGCGGAGAACGCGACCGACGCGGCGGAGTAG
- a CDS encoding universal stress protein: MPEIDTIVVATDGSDSVSRAVEVALDLAERFDAAVHVLYVVDSGEVDSSPEAVREQMRNALQERGGEAIVAVQKRADRDVTAVVREGRPANEIADYAREIDADLVATGTRGRHGENRFLIGSVAERVVRTCPVPVLTVRQLAGENGDDGYGGAPV; this comes from the coding sequence ATGCCCGAGATCGACACCATCGTCGTCGCCACCGACGGCTCCGACAGCGTCTCGCGCGCCGTCGAGGTCGCGCTCGACCTGGCCGAGCGGTTCGACGCCGCGGTGCACGTCTTGTACGTCGTCGACAGCGGCGAGGTCGACTCATCCCCGGAGGCGGTGCGCGAGCAGATGCGCAACGCCCTCCAGGAGCGCGGCGGCGAGGCGATCGTCGCCGTCCAGAAGCGCGCCGACCGAGACGTGACCGCAGTCGTCCGCGAGGGCCGCCCCGCCAACGAGATCGCCGACTACGCCCGAGAGATCGACGCCGATCTGGTCGCCACCGGCACCCGCGGACGCCACGGCGAGAACCGCTTCCTCATCGGCTCGGTCGCCGAGCGCGTCGTCCGGACCTGTCCCGTTCCGGTGCTCACGGTCCGGCAGCTGGCCGGCGAGAACGGCGACGACGGCTACGGCGGCGCGCCGGTCTGA